From a region of the Acomys russatus chromosome 4, mAcoRus1.1, whole genome shotgun sequence genome:
- the Sqor gene encoding sulfide:quinone oxidoreductase, mitochondrial: MAPLVAVASTPRARLFGCFLRLGTQQAGPLQLHTGACCTAKSHYEVLVLGGGSGGITMATRMKRKVGAANVAIVEPSERHFYQPIWTLVGAGAKQLSLSGRSTASVVPSGVEWIQDRVAELNPNKNCVRIDSGKEISYKYLIIALGIQLDYEKIKGLPEGFAYPKIGSNYSVKTVEKTWKALQDFKEGNAIFTFPNTPVKCAGAPQKIMYLSEAYFRKTGKRPKANIIFNTALGTIFGVKKYADALQEIIQERNLTVNYKHNLIEVRADKQEAVFENLDKPGETHVIPYEMLHVTPPMSAPDVLKTSPVADSAGWVDVDKETLQHKKYPNVFGIGDCTNLPTSKTAAAVAAQSGILDRTISLIMKNQTPTKKYDGYTSCPLVTGYNRVILAEFDYTAQPLETFPFDQSKERLSMYLMKADMMPFLYWNMMLRGYWGGPAFLRKLFHLGMS; this comes from the exons ATGGCCCCTCTGGTCGCTGTTGCATCTACTCCACGTGCCCGGCTCTTTGGCTGTTTCCTTAGGCTGGGCACTCAGCAGGCTGGACCCCTCCAACTGCACACGGGAGCCTGCTGCACAGCCAAGAGCCACTATGAGGTGCTGGTACTGGGCGGGGGAAGTGGGGGAATCACCATGGCCACTCGCATGAAGAGGAAAGTGGGAGCTGCGAATGTGGCCATTGTTGAACCCAGTGAG AGACATTTCTATCAGCCAATCTGGACACTAGTGGGTGCTGGTGCCAAGCAGTTGTCCTTATCCGGCCGTTCCACAGCAAGTGTGGTTCCATCTGGTGTGGAGTGGATTCAAGACAGAGTGGCAGAGCTGAACCCAAACAAGAACTGTGTCCGCATTGACAGTGGCAAGGAG ATTTCCTATAAATATCTTATCATCGCTCTTGGAATCCAGCTGGACTATGAGAAG ATTAAAGGACTACCTGAAGGTTTTGCTTATCCCAAGATAGGGTCCAATTATTCAGTAAAGACAGTGGAGAAGACGTGGAAGGCCCTGCAGGACTTCAAGGAGGGCAATGCCATCTTCACCTTCCCAAACACTCCGGTGAAGTGTGCTGGTGCACCCCAGAAGATCATGTACCTATCAGAAGCTTACTTCAGGAAG actGGAAAGCGGCCGAAGGCTAATATCATCTTCAACACAGCTCTTGGCACAATTTTTGGAGTTAAGAAGTATGCAGATGCCTTGCAGGAGATCATCCAGGAGAGGAACCTCACTGTCAACTATAAACACAACCTTATTGAAGTCCGAGCTGACAAACAGGAGGCTGTTTTTGAGAACCTGGACAAACCCGGGGAGACACATGTGATTCCA TATGAAATGCTTCATGTCACACCACCTATGAGCGCACCAGATGTCCTCAAGACGAGTCCTGTGGCTGATTCTGCTGGCTGGGTGGACGTGGATAAAGAGACTCTGCAGCATAAGAAATACCCGAATGTGTTTGGCATCGGGGACTGCACCAACCTTCCAACCTCAAAGACCGCTGCTGCAGTAG CTGCCCAGTCAGGAATCCTTGATAGAACAATTTCTCTGATTATGAAGAATCAAACACCCACAAAAAAg TATGATGGCTACACCTCGTGTCCACTGGTGACTGGCTACAACCGTGTGATTCTTGCCGAGTTTGACTACACAGCTCAGCCCCTGGAAACCTTCCCCTTCGATCAGAGTAAAGAACGACTTTCCATGTACCTCATGAAAGCTGACATGATGCCTTTCCTGTATTGGAATATGATGCTAAG AGGCTACTGGGGAGGTCCAGCCTTTTTGCGAAAGCTGTTTCATCTGGGCATGAGTTAA